The Hevea brasiliensis isolate MT/VB/25A 57/8 chromosome 9, ASM3005281v1, whole genome shotgun sequence nucleotide sequence TGCTAATTAAGTTTCACTGTGGCTGCAGCAATTGTTTGCTTCACTTCATTTACAGAGGAAGAGAAGGACAAAGCAGCTCAAATACAGATAAAACCATACTCCTGGGAAGAGTTTCTGCACTTGGTTAGTTCCTATACATGGCCTCAATGAAATTTCTCCTCTTAACCTATTGAACAGTAATCCTCCTCAGCTAGATTGATGTATACAGGTTTTTCTTTCTCTATGGTGatgagtacaaagtatcatattgTTTAAGATGCTAGTGAATTTATGCTAATAGAAGTCATGATTTAGAGATAGTATCATGCATCCTGTTCAAACTAAAACTGCAAAAACTCTATTAATTCCCACATTATAGCATATAATTAGTACTTTGTCTGTCTTCCAATCTTAATTATGGCTAATCTGAAGGAGTAATATCCATCAGGGAAAAGAGAATCCATCAGAAATAGTGCCACCTCAGCCTTTCAACATTTGCACAGTAATGTATACAAGTGGCACCAGTGGAGATCCCAAAGGTGTTGTGTTAACACATGAAACAATAGCCATTTTTGTTAGAGGCGTTGATCTATTTATGGAACAATTTGAAGACAAGGTAGGGAAAGAAAATATTAGGATCTCTTGTTGCCTTTTCTTGCATAACATGATTTATCATTTCTTTACAGCGTAGCTGCAAATCATGTGATTTGGGTTTTGAAATCTCTCGTGTGGCCtataatgaagttaatttatgagcaCCAGCATTTCATCATTTAGAAGCTCATCTTTTGAGCCAAAAACAAGTCTGGCTATCCTAATTTTAAGCTCTCTGGCAGGGAATATAATGAAATCAATTTCATGAGGACTGATATTCATCAATTGCTTTTCTAATGAGCCAAAAACAAGTGATTTTGTGTAGTTATGACAATCttgatttatcaaaatttttgtcTTCGTCATCTGCATAACAAGTACATATTGATGACATGTATTCCTTACAAGAAAATGatattttcaaatttccatttccaTTTCAGTTTCTCCTTGTTATGATCCTCTTCTGTCTCTCGTTATGTTGACACTTCTGTGGCTTAATACAGATGACAGCTGATGATGTGTATCTATCTTTCCTTCCCCTTGCGCATATACTTGACCGCGTGGTTGAGGAATACTTTTTCCGGAAAGGTGCTTCTGTTGGCTACTATCATGGGGTAGGTTGCTGGTAGACTACGTTGTTTGAACTTTGAACAATTTCATAGTAAAGGAAAGGGAAAAAGCATATTTTCTgacatgcaaaaaaaaaaaagaaaaaaaaaatcctagtgAATATGAGAATAAATTAAGAAGATAATTACATTTCCAGCAATAGTAGAGCTCTAAGGTTCTTGCTTTTTCCGTACTTTGTAGCTTTCATTATTCATAATTTACTGCTTAAATTGTGTTTGCAAATTTGAAGGATTTCAATGCAGTGAGAGATGACTTGATGGAGTTGAAGCCAACATTTTTAGCTGGTGTACCTCGGGTCCTTGAAAAAATACACGAAGGCATGGCCACCTATCATTATGTACACTTAAATTGATCTTGAATGACCTCTTATGAAGACTGGACTCATCTCTGTATCAGGTATAAAAAAGGCATTAGGAGAACTGAATCCTGTAAGGAGGCGAATTTTTGACGCTCTGTATAAATAGTAAGTTGGTCTTCTGTTGATTCTATCATTTTTCTTAAACAATGTGATGTGTTTTGCTCTCTATTGCTAATAAACAGAAATGCAAATCTGTAGATGCTGAAGTGATTCATAATTGAGACTGATGTGCGCCTATGTTGTTTTGCACAGCAAACTTGCTTGGCTGAATAGAGGTTATAAACAGAAATATGCTTCACCTTTGGCTGATTTGTTAGCCTTCAGGAAGGTTGTAATCTTATGTCATTTATTTTCACTTGTATTTCTTGTTTGCCTTTTTCAATTAATAAAAGGGGGAACTAGGCTATGCCTTGCCTTGTGGTCGCACTTGGCAAAAAAAGATTCCAACATTGTACGTAGAATCCTTTATCCACTACAAACACAGTCTTTGGCTATGGAAATCTTACAACTGCTTCAATGATATGGGGTATCAATCCCAGCATTATTGCCTTGCCTTGCCCTGTACTTGCTTTCTGATTTTCTTTTAACGTTGATTTCTCATTTTACCTTTTTTGTCTAATCTTTTTATTAGGTCAAGGCTAGGTTAGGTGGTCGTCTTCGATTAATTGTATCTGGAGGTGCACCCTTGAGTGCTGAAGTGGAAGAATTCTTACGGGTTACTACTTGTGCTTTCGTGCTTCAAGGCTATGGTAAAGAACTTCGTTCACAACAATATGAATAAACATGTGCAGACAATTTAGATTATGTTAGAAATGAGAAGAAATGATGCTCTTAGCTAATTTTAGTTTTCATGAAAACAGAAGACTAGCATATTCCACTATCATTGTTTAACATATTCTCATGCAGCTTTTATATTTGTCTGACTCATAGACACTGTTATACATTCAGGGTTGACAGAGACCTGTGGACCAATCACCATTGCCTTTCCAGATGAAATGTGCATGCTGGGTACTGTTGGGCCTATTGGTTTATACAATGAGTTGCGCCTCGAGGAGGTTCCAGAGCTGGGCTACAATCCACTTGGGAACCCATCATGTGGTGAGATATGTGTGAGAGGAAAGACTTTGTTTAGTGGGTACTACAAGAATCCTGAACTGACAAGAGAATCCATAAAAGATGGGTGGTTTCACACAGGTTAAGTACCTTTCCTGTCAAACAGATCAAATTTATTGATTTCCTATCTTAATGTTTCACTTTTTTGCATCTTCAGGGGACATAGGGGAGATTCTTCCAAATGGTGTTCTAAAAATTATAGATAGGAGGAAAAATCTTATAAAACTTTCCCAAGGAGAATATATTGCAATTGAGTACTTGGAAAATGTTTATGGGATCACTCCAATTGTTGAAGATGTAAACACCTTACCAGTTTCCACTTCTTAGTGATTGCAAACGTAAATGTTTTATCAAGAATTCTGTATTATCCTGTTATTGAAGTTCTGTTGAATCTTTGTGTGCCTAAGATATGGGTCTACGGAGACAGCTTCAAGTCGATGCTAATTGCAGTAGTAGTACCCCATGAAGAAAACACTAAACAGTGGGCATACTTAAATGGTCACGCGGGTTCATTCCCTGAACTTTGTTCTCTTGATCAGCTACAACAATATGTCCTTGCAGAACTAAAATCTACAGCTGAGAGGAACAAGGTAGTCCCTTCAGAATATTCAACTGGTATTAATGCATATAGTTTCTAAATGCTAACCCTGTAAGCACTTTTCTTTTAATCTTGTGTGTGAAAACCAGCTGAGAGGTTTTGAATATATCAAAGGAGTGATTCTGGATTCTTGCCCCTTCAACATGGAAAGAGATTTTGTGACTGCAacattgaaaaagaaaagaaataaattgCTCAACTATTATCAGGTAAATAGAACCACTGGCAGATGTCATCTTACTTCAGTTTCTGCTTAGCAATTGTTGGCAAAGAACTCATTAGAAATGTGGTGATATGCAGGTGGAAATCGATGAACTTTACAGAAAATTGGCTGTAAGACCAGCATGATCATTAATCAGTCATCTGCAGTCTTCGTTGTTGAGTATTGTTACTATCCCTGATTGATGAGTGAGCGCGAGTTTTTCTGTAGCTGTCGGCAGCATAAGAGAAACAATGTACACAGCCAAATAAGGTTTACAATTTATAAGCATATATGATCTTGATGGTTTCAAGTTTCAATATATTTAATAAGAAACAGCAAGATCCTTGTAGCTCTCTTATTTGCTGCAATCTTTATTCTTTAGGTTGGTTAATTATGGTGGGCCCCTTAAATTTGAACCAAAAGTCAATGttgccattaattttttttttttaaagacctCTTGAGCTACCCAATTTCAgcaattaaatcaaattttaagTGTTAAATAACAGTGAATAAAAATGGGTAAAGTAGATCTTCAGGTAATAAAATAcattattcataaaaaaaaatttatattttaaataattgaaaaaatgAGAGATATTTGTTTATTAATGAAATTGATACTTGATTTTTTATAAAACagataaaagaaaaaacaaaTGCTTTGCTTACTGACAGTTGTACGAATTACACCGCCGGTAACTTCTTTGATTAAATGGTTTGTTTATGAGCGTAATAGCTGTTCATTGACCACATTCCGACGCATACTTCGCAAGGGCACCCAGACGGCTCAGTAGCATTAAGCCGAGGAGCTCAACATGGGAACGTTTGAGAAAGGCCGTCCTCTAAAATATTCCCGCCACATCTACACCCTCTCAACGGCCAATCTCAAAAACCTCACCGGCTATCAAAAGGATATAATTGTGCAAGCTCTGCATTatcttctcctctctctctcacaTTTGAGTCATTTCCTGTATTTTCCATTGTGCCATAAGTGCCTAAAACAAAGCGTTTTTGAAGGAAGAACCTATTTACTTGAGAATTCAATTTCCAAGACTGGTTAATACTTAATATAGCATTCTGTCCATAACGATGAATCTCATATCTGACAATGTAACAACAATCTACACACCATTACCACATGGCTAGGGGATTTTAACAAGGACTGCATGGTAGCCAATCAGGCATTTACTATCTAAGTGGAAGAAAAAGACAAAAGAGGAAAGAAGAGAAAGATCGCCCACATTCAAACCTGTTCTTTTTTCAAATGTTCAACTGAGCTTTGAATAGCAATGAAATAAATGTTGAATGCTGAAGGTACAATAGAAAATGATGACAGCTAAACCTACTATTCTAACAAGTACAGGGAGCTTGGCCAGCTGAACGGAAACCACTGAGGGGACCCTTTGTCATCTAAGTTTTCACAAGCACCTTCTCACTTCGCCCCtgaggaagaaatattggataatTCGAAAGATTCATATAGTGCATATCTCACTTTCTGTTCTTGctctcttccttctctctctcccGCTTTCTATAAAGCTTCTCCAGAACTCGCTTGGCCTCACAATTTGGAAAGTTGTCTAGATCATAGTAGTGTGGTGCTATGTCTACTAGCCTGTACATGAAAGACATTTAATCACAGACTCTACCCAGCAATCTGAGTGCAAATGCGAAAAAATTCAAAGAGCATTATCACACACATCCTTCCCAcccaaaaaagaaacaaaaaaataaaaagaagcaGCCAACAGGAAACAGAGACTAACCATTCACCGCGAATATCTGCCACCGTCCGAATAAAATTCCGGCTTGTTAGGACATACTCATTATAAATAACCCACTCTGGCTTGTGGTCCAGACAATTTGAAGGATGCAAATGCACCACCTGCAGAATAAATTATCAAGAGGTGATGTCACTTTATGCTCCTCCCTCATATAACCAAACTATTACAGTGCATCACTGGAAAAAATGTAATACCAAAAGAgtaaataaatttcatatttcTCCCAAATCCTCTATGAAAATTGTAGAAAGTAACAAAAAGGATCAAATCTAAACAACTAAACCTCCAGGCTCCATCCCAGTCTAGCTTGTTAGCAACAAAAAAGGATGAATTGAAACAAATTAACATACTTGATTGTCTTTCACTGTAAGGTAGTGCCCAGTGCGTTCCAGGTGAGCAACCTGCATAAAATATCCAGCTAGCATTGCCTTTCTTATGTTGACATAGTAGTCACGGCTGTTGAAGTCGGTGCTGCATAACTTAAGGTTAAACCTCATCGTGATGCGTACAAGCTGTTGTCTTACATTATCAGCAGCCTTGAGAGCTCGATGGTTGATAAAATTTTCATAGCACCAAGATGAATCCTCATCTGCAGCCCATTTAGAAAAAATATACATACAAGAACATAAATGGCATGCAAGTTGGAGAATACAGATCCCAAAAGAGAAACAAAGTTAGAGAGAGGGGGGAAAAACTTACTGTTCTGCTTGTATGCATGGTACACATTCAACAGCGTCAGGTGATCCCCATCTATGTGACCAAACCTAGCTTTTGCTTCATCAGCAGCCTTTTGAGCCTCCCTAGGGCGGACAAAGCAATTGGGTACTAAAGAAAGAATTTGGTTATCACAGAAGAGGCCCATTGTAGGTCAGCAGATGCATACAGGCGAGATGACACCATTTGCTTCATGAGATAATACTGAGAAACTGCAACTATCTGCATCAGCACTTACTTAGAATCTGATGGTGCATGCCAACCGGGGACATGGAACCCATACAAGACACTGGCTGATGACAACCTAATCGGACACACCAATTCTTCAACTGCATGCATGCATATGCTTGCATACACATGTAAGCAGTCAAAAAACCAACAAAT carries:
- the LOC110634987 gene encoding long chain acyl-CoA synthetase 1 isoform X2; its protein translation is MKIFSAQVEEGKEGKDGTLSVGPVYRNLLSQNEFRPPDSDINSAWDLFSESVKKYPGNKMLGWRKFVDGKLGPYVWKTYKEVYEEVLPIGSALRASGAEPGCRVGIYGSNCPQWIVAMEACNAHSLVCVPLYDTLGAGAVNFIIDHAEVDFVFIQEKKVKQLLHPDSRSASRLKAIVCFTSFTEEEKDKAAQIQIKPYSWEEFLHLGKENPSEIVPPQPFNICTVMYTSGTSGDPKGVVLTHETIAIFVRGVDLFMEQFEDKMTADDVYLSFLPLAHILDRVVEEYFFRKGASVGYYHGDFNAVRDDLMELKPTFLAGVPRVLEKIHEGIKKALGELNPVRRRIFDALYKYKLAWLNRGYKQKYASPLADLLAFRKVKARLGGRLRLIVSGGAPLSAEVEEFLRVTTCAFVLQGYGLTETCGPITIAFPDEMCMLGTVGPIGLYNELRLEEVPELGYNPLGNPSCGEICVRGKTLFSGYYKNPELTRESIKDGWFHTGDIGEILPNGVLKIIDRRKNLIKLSQGEYIAIEYLENVYGITPIVEDIWVYGDSFKSMLIAVVVPHEENTKQWAYLNGHAGSFPELCSLDQLQQYVLAELKSTAERNKLRGFEYIKGVILDSCPFNMERDFVTATLKKKRNKLLNYYQVEIDELYRKLAVRPA
- the LOC110634987 gene encoding long chain acyl-CoA synthetase 1 isoform X1, producing MISLCKMKIFSAQVEEGKEGKDGTLSVGPVYRNLLSQNEFRPPDSDINSAWDLFSESVKKYPGNKMLGWRKFVDGKLGPYVWKTYKEVYEEVLPIGSALRASGAEPGCRVGIYGSNCPQWIVAMEACNAHSLVCVPLYDTLGAGAVNFIIDHAEVDFVFIQEKKVKQLLHPDSRSASRLKAIVCFTSFTEEEKDKAAQIQIKPYSWEEFLHLGKENPSEIVPPQPFNICTVMYTSGTSGDPKGVVLTHETIAIFVRGVDLFMEQFEDKMTADDVYLSFLPLAHILDRVVEEYFFRKGASVGYYHGDFNAVRDDLMELKPTFLAGVPRVLEKIHEGIKKALGELNPVRRRIFDALYKYKLAWLNRGYKQKYASPLADLLAFRKVKARLGGRLRLIVSGGAPLSAEVEEFLRVTTCAFVLQGYGLTETCGPITIAFPDEMCMLGTVGPIGLYNELRLEEVPELGYNPLGNPSCGEICVRGKTLFSGYYKNPELTRESIKDGWFHTGDIGEILPNGVLKIIDRRKNLIKLSQGEYIAIEYLENVYGITPIVEDIWVYGDSFKSMLIAVVVPHEENTKQWAYLNGHAGSFPELCSLDQLQQYVLAELKSTAERNKLRGFEYIKGVILDSCPFNMERDFVTATLKKKRNKLLNYYQVEIDELYRKLAVRPA